The Planktothrix sp. FACHB-1365 sequence GGGGGGACAGGGGGACAGGGGGACAGGGGGAGGGTGGGGAGTAATGCAGTAGGCTTCAGGTACATCTAACTCCTGATAACTGATAACTGATAACTGATAACTGTCAACGCTCAACCCATGAAAAATCAACGTCGTTGCGTTGCTTGTCGCCAGTTAGCCGGCAAAGAAACCTTCTGGCGATTTGTCCGGCTCTATCCATCGCATCAGGTACAATTAGATCAAGGAATGGGTCGTTCAGCCTACCTTTGCCCCAACCCTGATTGTTTAAGAGTGGCTCAGAAAAAAAATCGACTGGGACACGCACTCCGGGCTTCTGTGCCAGAGGAACTGTATCAAACCCTATGGCAACGTTTAGCAACGCCTGATTAAGAAGCACTCACCAGTCAAGGCGATTTTTCTGAAACAACTGCCGATTGAAGTTCATAACCGATGTTAGGAGGTGTCAAGTTCACATTTAATCACTGAATTTAACAGGCAAGATGCCTGTTCCACTTCCCCAGATAGAAGACTGGGATATTCAAGTTAAACCAGAATAGGATAAATGGGCTGATGTGTCCAATGCTCCTCCTTCACCCGAAGGTTTATATCTGCTAACTTGAGAAAAACAATTGTAAAGATTTGAGGGGTTCAAGTTCAACAAAAATTGAAATAACATTAAGAACTGTCACAGCAGACGAATCCTCTGCATCCTTGACACTTAAATAACAAGAGCAGATGATATCGTTATTTAAAATGTAGAGGTTACTGTTGTAAGAGTAAATCGAACTATGTAAACATCAAACAATGGGTTGGTACGAAGAGGGGTCAGTGGATGAACAACGCCAAAGTCAGAATTTACGAACTATCACGGGAACTTAATTTGGATAACAAGGACATCTTAGCGGTGTGCGAACGGCTGAATATTTCGGTTAAAAGCCACAGTAGCACGATTTCAGAATCTGATAAAGAACGCATTGAAAAGTATGTAGCAACTCACCCGAACCCAGGTCAGCTTGATGGGAAATCCGAGCGATCGCACCCCAATGGGAAATCATCAGCAACGGCACCGGGCGAGAAGAAAAAGCAAGAAATTTTAGAGATCCAGAAGCCAAGAATCAGGCCTAACTCCGATGTCTCAGCCGTTTATGGCTCGGCGGATTCCCCTGCATCAACGTCAGTTGCCACTCCACCTAAGTCACTTGTTTCTCCAAAAGCGCCTGTGAAACCCACGTTAAATCGACCAGTGTTATCGAAACCCAATGCTCCTGCTCAAGCGGGAACGGAATCTTCCGAAACAACGGCCAGTG is a genomic window containing:
- a CDS encoding YlxR family protein produces the protein MKNQRRCVACRQLAGKETFWRFVRLYPSHQVQLDQGMGRSAYLCPNPDCLRVAQKKNRLGHALRASVPEELYQTLWQRLATPD